The genome window aggttttggaggaagaagaatgatgagcatcatcccaagaacaccatccccactgtgaagaatgGAGGTGGTAGCTTCATgctttgggtttttttcttttgtgtatgggACTAGACGattgcactgtattaaggagaggatgacctgggccatgtattgagagattttggggaatgacCTCCTTCCCatagttagagcattgaaaatgggtcatgACTGGGTTTTCCAccatgacaatggcccgaacCAGAaagccagaataaccaaggagtggcttcgtaagaagcatattaaggttctggaggggcctagtcAGTCTGCAGGGAGTTGGGGTGGTGGCTGGGGGCCCAGATGGGTGTGTGGTAatgggtgtgtgtgttggggggggtggggggataGTATCTCCTCGTCCTTTCCCTAAGTGCTGGTTGATGAGGGCACGGATGGTCCGGGGGGCAGCCGACGAACCATCTTCTGGAGCTGCAAGTTGGGGCACGTTCCACGATCGCTCCCCTACCAGGTGACGGGCCCCGTTGCATTTCCGTTTTTCTGCATTACTATCATACGTCCAAGTGggttcacgcatgactaggtgcaacTGGCCCAATTCATGTACATAAGATTTTCAGTGCCAGGTTTAGCAATCAGGTAGCAAAGAGTAGGATGTCAACCTATCAACACTTGGAGGTGATTTTCATAATACTGGATCCCCCACTCTACATTGCCGGAATTGTGTACATCTCACCCAACTTACCTTCCTCCCTCTTTTCCTTCAGTCCCCCCCTCCCCacccaacacacacactcacgGTGTCCACTGGTAATTATAATTAGATCACGGTAGCACTTCTACGTTCATAGGTAGCATATGTGTTTAatgatgtatttttgtttgttcttctcttctgtcagcttcattttcttttttctctacaaaacctCTTCCTGCCATCTGCTTTCTccttataaataaaacaatatgaacaaccacaatgggagtacgtCAGACTCCCACATGGCACACTAAAACGATTCAGTCTAGTACGACACTCATATTCCCATTCTCTGTGTTTGagtagctgaacaggacaggtgaggacaaaaaaacgagaaaaaaatgaattaaggcATTATTTTAAAAcgtgcaggatatgtttgtaatatgaaccCAAGGAGTACATTAAGCCATGTTATCATTTTTTATTGTATGTACGTCTTGGGAACTAGTTGTTGTAGAGATCGATTTATATGCTAAAGCTGTAAACACTCCATAAAAGGTAAAAAAGTTCCTATTTGGATTTTGCGCTCATCCATAACTATCCTAATCTAGGGATGTTGAAATTGTTTTTCTCCGTGGGCCGCTTTCAGAAAAATCTCAAGATGCTAGGGCCAACTTAAAATCCTTCCACTTTCATTTGTTCAACAGAGAATTGAAATCGGTTAGGAAAGATCAggtaaatgtatttatattgaagtagtaactcatttgctgccattgacggcgatagacgtccaatccatgttgactgggagggcgtaccccaagtcaaattggattggacatgtaTCGCTGCCAATGGCAGGGAAAAATGATTGCTTAATGCCAACCTTCACAGTTAAAATGGCAGTGAATAAATAATGGGATATACACAAAAATAATCTAGAGCAGGGTCTCTGCTGGGTTCAACAagccaaatttaagactttttaaaacttttataagaccataatgaataaaatttaaGACCTATTTCACATCGATACcagcaaaaaaaagtacagaagTAAAGTAAGAAGTAGGAAGGAGTTGTAAAGTATAGGAATTTATTCACAGCTCTTTCACACTGTGATACAAATGAGCACAAAACTACTtgtaatagtagtagtagtgaatTAGTAAAGTAACAGCAATTTATTGGATTCTAGACTTCTTTTTAGACTTTTAAAGACCCTGCAGATACCCTGCAGAGTTATAAGGACATTGCAACACtgtatacggcggaaaacacagacaagactgaaaaagcagtttctgctcttgcacctctctttaaagtaaactgctgtattttaagccaaaagaacagttgtgtttgatagaacaatatgtatgctgccatagcagattcatggcgcattaagcccccaaactatttgtaatttgtccgttttaccctggaaacccccgtttacagatgttgcgcaaccgcaacccagccataaaaagaaggcaagtaattatatttatgatttgaaatgtctgtcattttagcttagaatcattaattaatgtttaatatttggttaaaaaaaacactttaaaaaaattatccacTCGCATATTGTAGActgttaaacaaattacgtcacaatgaaaaaaatggtgtctgtaaataagtcacggatatccacctcataaatatcgcttaattgtatttttttttttgttgctgtcgcattttccccgatatgttggatgataaaaaatcgatccaaacaaagaaaaattgaagaaaaaaagaaagaaaaaaatgtttaaaagggtaattatatgaaaaataatttcttgaccactccttgatgtctgcgatttctgcatcgctacccttgttatattaccatgtttcacccataagatcccccccaaaatccggctgtagccattcacatctgtgttttgacacttggtaatgcatgctacatggagtatttcgatcgaaacaaggtaagtgcgcgataatatctcgttaaaatcatggtgtctttaattatgctcgctcatgctctcacctacaGTTAGGATTTCAGTGTTTgatttgcattgtttttaaatgccctcctgttcaaattttttctttccccagaaaattgagattttaagctttccaatgatgtcttacaagtgcatatcggacaattttgaaatttggccaaactgggtgtctcagagcgaacttcaagtcacctgagtgttttccgccatatatatttatatttacacgAGTGAAACAAAGTTTGCAGAAGAGGAAATGTCACAGCTTAATTTATCACATCGGATATTTTTTACACTGCAAATATCTTTCACCCTCGCACCTACATACTCATCCATTCCTCCAGGGAGAGTAACTTGGGAGGGGGTCATACAGTCCTGGCCGGCTCCCCcctgattttaatgcatcacacaccaagaTTTTTTTAACACACCACACATCACACAGATCATACTCCACGGGAGAGCTGTGGCAAAGGGTGGTGGGACGTGCGGCTGCGCAGAAATTCCAtgcagcggtcccactgccccaggccgagctctcctattttaatgcatacattgcactaccctccccacacaatcccatcatgatgctgggtaatggctgccagccgggaacctggcagccacagtaatagggtggtaagtgggtcccacactttttctctgtggcgtggctcccgggacgTGGCCTCCCCATTGCATGGGCTGCCAGCCGCGGGAGTGgagggaggtcggggctccgatctcgcgTCGCCCCACGGCGGCTCCTCGTCACTCGCCTGCCTCCGccctcccctctcttctcttcctgaatatccgccctgcgctctgtcgcgggtcgctggttggacgccggtgtatcggctggatgtcgcctgctccggcggggggaccctgccctgccctgggcttggtgggccgctgggggtcccgtggggtGCTGAGCCAGTTGGGGGGCTGCTGCGGCGGTGGCTCTTGGGCTgggtgggcgtggggttggtggtgcgtccactCTTCCcaaccctgaaggccggttgatgggagcgcgggtggcccaggggaccacacACACCCGTGTCCGCCCCCCCTCCCCGGGctagctgggtgggggccgtggcccttggTTGGCACCCGCACGGCGTTTTCCGCTCATCTGCTTGGCTGTCGTGTATTTGGTTGGGCTCGCGTGCAGCTGGTAGTGAttaggcgcgctcgggtggggggtcctggTGCCAGGATTGGCGGTGGGGCGGCATAGGGTCAGTtggcaacgggcttacactcacaaggtattcacacgattactgggttctagatcacagtgctgatttgtgtactctacccctcccaaacacttagcttatagtctccccctccccttctttccctggtcaaccatATGGTGTCAACCGTAAATACATctggctgacgatagcaccaacgtattaacagttagtgtaggcgttcaatgtatttcttgttgttgcttctctttcctttttttttcttgtgtttctttttctcTGTTCCcctataatcccttcctgttcgctttgtcataataaatgaggtatgttgaatgatcacaatgggagtatgtcatactctcaatgtgaaacgttaaaactgttcagaccaaccggacactgagacttccattctctgtgtcaaacagctgaacaggacaggtttaggggaagaaaaaaaaaacattggatatttttttaagttatgTTTCTGTAAAAGAAAATCCCGAAATTCTAGTTTCCTAAACATTGATTTCAACCTGACAGGTTTTGACCCATGAGGTAATGGAGGCGCTTTTTAAATGGCTAGCTCTATCTAGTGTTTAAAATGTGAAGTGCAACAGAGTGCAGCATGAATTTAAGCTTGCTGTGCCGAATTTAACATTACATTTTCATCATTAGCTGCGGGCACAAAAAAGTGGGCAGCGGGCTGTAGATTGAACACCCCTTGTCCGAAAcatattttgaatatttttgaATGATCGGGACCATCAGTTAAGGGGGAAATCTGATTCATCGAACACTGCGGGACGCACTGACTTCACTTGTGGTTGCAATGTTCAAGACTTCAAATGCCGATTTACCTTCACTGACTACCTGGTAAAGTCGCTCCGGATCGTGTGTGACGTCGCATAGTGAGGCGAGGGCGCGCAGCCTCCCGGCTGCGTCGGGTTCCACCAACTGGGCGAAGAGCTCCGGGATGGCAAGCCGCCCGAAGGCGACTGGAGCCCGGCTAGGGTCGAGATGAACGCCCGTCATTTAGTCCTTCGCGATAGCGACCGATCAAAAAGTTACTATCGTTCACCGAACTTCTCTGCTCTTTGCTTTGGATTTCTAACGTCATTTAGGTGCCTTTGCTATGATCTGTTTTCAACTGCTCACGTGGTAACCGTTGCCAAGGAACGGTCGTAAAAACATCCCACGAGGCatagtattatttaaaaaaaaaaaataaacacgaaAATACGTGGTTTTCAATCCTGGCTGGAGGCATCATATGACCAACAGCAAACGCAGCGCAGTTTTGGAAAGGAGTTTTTGATGTATGACTTAATTCCGTTTTGATTTTAGATCTGGTTGTAGTTCTTACCTGTTCTAATTTTAATTTCAGGTTACTTGTAGTTAATTCTGCTTCCTGTTTTTATCTTGGTTCTGGTTAGCTGTCATGGGTATGATTTTGGTTTgttttaattttggttttgaatctgGTTCCGTTTGTTTTAGTTGTGATTCTACTGGGTTTCCTCATTTTGGAGCTACTGTAATTTTAATTGTAATTCAAATTATGCTCTTAGATCTTCTGGTTTGAAATTGTGTCCACATTTAACTTCTGGTTCGAGTTTTATTTCTTCTTCTGGTTCTAAATCTAGTTCTTGGTTTGAGttcaaatattaaatctgattcTCCAACCTTTAGTTGAGCAAGGTCTATTTTGAACATCAGTCTACCTATCTgcaaattttacaaaaatagATGACTGCAGTTGTCCAGACAAAAAAATAGTTCATAGTTCTGAGGTAGAAACTTCCCAAAGAACTGTGGTCTTCTTTTTAACTAGTGATGTATACATTGTGATGAGATCAGCAAATCTAATGTTGTTCAAAAACCCATTTCATGCTCAACCTTTTGAATTGAACtaaattaaacattttattaaatattttctcttgacaaaaatcagaaaaCACTTCTTGCTTCCTCTGTTTAATAGCAAATGAAAGTTCTAAACCAGGAAGCAATGCAGTGCTTTCCTGGGCCTGGCAAAGGATTCCAAAACAAAACGAGTTCAGTTTTTCTTTGAAGTTTGGTGCAAACCATCTGCTCTTTGAGGGGATGGGTGTGGTAAGACTAGAAAGATGAATAGGCTtcacttcttcttctttttggtCTTCTTCCCACCATCGCTCTGTTGCGAGCTGCTCTCACCAGCGCCACTCTTCTGCGTGCGGCTCTTCAACTTGGGAATCATCTCGGATACGTACAACATAACATCTTTGCCTAAAACGACACAAAAATTGAATCATATAGTGTGTATTTGTTGTTCCcatggagaagaaagaataaaTGCCTGAAAGTATTATAGATAAATATACCACGAAATACATGAAGCATTGTTGAGAGAACAGATTTACAACACCAGAAATCGAAAAGCTCTACTTTAATAGAGCTAATTATTACAAGAAACTAATGAGTACTACTAGTAGCTACCACTACTCAACCAGATTCTACTCCAGTACCAATTATGCCAAGCGAAAAAAATGATATCCTGTCTGAAACAGTATTTTCTCAGTTTCTCATTAACGGAGTCATTTGCATATGAAAACAAAGTCACGAGATTGGATTATACATTTTCAGCATTGTTGTTTCCATccacaatgacaaaaatatttagCTGATAAACAATGTTTTCATGaatatgacgagacgataacgagctaaaaacgtgtattgagagactaaaacattacgagacgaatgccagattTCGTCCGGGGCACGAACGCGCCATCGTTtcagtcatatgttcacaatgtgtggcattttcttattgtacttTTTGGTCTGCCTGCATCATAGCAGCATTTGGGTCAtgacactcatgtgacatgtccTGTGCTGCACCTCTCCCTCACTCGTGTTCATTATGTACTTCAAGCCAGGCtgcgcttgttttgaaacacatggtaagatttgtttatcatggcaagagagaataagcAATTATGCTCTGgcctttaaaggtctttgcGTAGTAATCATCAGTCACACACTATATGTAACTCGTAGTGTTAGCAGAATTCGCACCAGCATTAACTTTAGCGTAGCATGCGTTCtcttaaactgttgtttttgttttgttggcgtcggctacaaCCTACAGTAGTAGTGCTCGATGCTTctggttgcaaaaaaaaaaaaaaaaaaacattggaaaaCCCTCACCAAGTTGGCATCGTCTTTGTAAACGCTATAATAtgcgctcgtctgtcaatgttctttcaaaattgttggaaacctttatttttttaaatttatttttggactaaaaccttTGGATTTTTAcagaagaaaacattttgagtattcATCAACGTAaactagacaaacacattttgaaataacaaattattatttcatccaaaagacaaagaagaaaattaaaagggctaccaaaaacaacaccgGTATAATGAATGAGCAgctatatgaaaacctatcctCCAACTCAtctcattaaaataaataaatgggctATTTATTCCTTGCGTGTCCGTGTATATGCGACAGATCTTGACAAAAATATCAAACACTGAAATTCTGGCACAGAATATTCAGAGTACTTTAATCCATGGTTTATTATAAAACAACCAATTATTGTTCCAATTGACAATTTCTTGGTAACCTTTCAATTATTTTATCACTTTCAACTTTTACAATTTCAgatcagagagaaaaaaacctaTATTACCCAAATTGAtgctctaaaaaaaataatttctgtcACGCAACGGGACCGGGCCATCCCTAAACCCGTACACTTCCTGCTTCGTGCACTTACGTGAAGAGAACTTATTGTTGCACAAACTGCCGTCTTCCTGCTTGAGCTGAACTCTGACTCGACCTCTGAATTGTACGTCGCGGTTCCACTCTCTAGGATGCATTTTGTTCTGGACACCAGAAAAATATCAATTGCCATTCCTATTATGAGGTAATTTCCTGCCCAGCAGAGTTGTTACCTCCACAAGGACGTTCACACCGGCAGCTGTCAAGACATCGCGGATCTCTGCGCACGAAGGGTTCTCTACTGCCTACATGGACAGACATCTCTACTTTATGTCATACAATATCTGACACCaatacatttaaataaattttaaaaaggcttgtgaTATAATGTATGAATGTTGTCACCTTCTCAGCAGGGATTCTTCGTCCTTCAGCCTGAGTTTTCTTACTGTTGATGTAAACGGGATAAAGGCAGATGAACCTGGACAAAACACAGACATAATATAGTCTAAATTGTTGAACAAACCAGTGTTTTCATTAACgacgacgataacgaaaattttTCAAGACGATgaagagacgataacgagctaataaCGTGTTTTCGGAGACAAAAACAACGATACAAATGCCAgtttgtctgacgagaccaaAATGCGAAGAGTGTTCGTCACGTttccaatgtgtgacattttatgtgtagtgagcatgcatcgtagcagtgtctggttttgtcactttttcttgtaattttagaaaacaaaaaattgaaaacgAGCCCGattgcgttttttgtttttatgtgcgTCATCAAAAAACGATGAATGAATCGTCTCCTGTTTCCTGATTAAAAACTGGTAATTCCATAACGGAAAACAAGCCTTAATATATTTTTCCAATATTTATTAAACaggagttgaaaaaaaaaaaaaaactaatatttcaCTTATAGAATGAACCATGACCCGGAAGACGATGTTCTTCATCTGATAAATTAATAGTATGCGGCTGCAGCAGGGCCTTGTCGATCCCTGGTGCTAATAATTAGCGTGGGTACTCCACGTCTTCGAACAATGGCTTTGGACGGCTATGCAGATGTAATAGTTTAATAGTGAAAATGAAAACAGATGGCTTGACATCGAACGAAATAGCTGCACACTTGTCTAACCGATTTGACCCTACAAGAGGGTTTTCGGAGAGAAATGTCCCAAGGTGGATCTCAGCAGATATTATAATAAGAATAATCTTGGATTCTTAgagtgatattcgatagcaggttcaactttgaaaaacaaattcattctgttgtaagagcaagttttttccagctccgtctcttggccaaactgaagccttttcttagtcggcactaccttgaaaaagcaattcacgcttttataagcacaaggctggactactgcaatacactttatgttggtcttcccaagtcCTCTATTTCACATGTGTAACTTGTTCAAAATACTgttgctcgatttttaaccggGACACCCAGACATAAACATATTACCCCTGTGCTATCATCGTTCCACTGGCTTTCAGTTCATTTTAGCATTGATTTCAAacgtttactgttttttttttttaattctattaatggccaggctccttatTTATCGGAGATTTTAAGCCTCCTTTACTCTGGCAGGGCTCTTTGTTCTACTGGCCAGCATCTTTTGCAAGTTCCAAGGTCGAATAGCCTgccccctgaaatccgcaccattACGAATCTAGGATTTTTAAAATCACGgttaaagacacttttttagACTCGCTTTTTCTCCAGATTAGCGTAGCCTGGATTTATtaaggttttatttttttatgttttcggattttatcggttttatttgCCGTTTTCACTTTTATCGCGatgcatttttgttttcattttttcttaatgtcattgtatagaGCTTTCcttccttttatttatcatgaactatatttgtcattgttttaaagcactttgaggacctttcgggtttttgtaaagggcaaTAGAAATAAATTAGATTTGATTTGGTAAGAAgagttataataataacagttcttaTAGATGACAAAACTATCTACTTTTCTTTCTTTCGGCTTCTTCCTTCAGGGGTCACCACAGCGAATCTGGTGTCTCCATCTAACCATGTCCTCTGCCCTCACACAAACTACTTCATGTCCCCTTTAACTATATCCATAAACCTCCGGTTTGGTCTTCTTCTAGACCTACTGCCTAGTATTTGGAAACTCCGCATCCTTTTTATAAAGTCTTTGTTCTTTTGCCTCAATACGTTAGCAACTTTATGCCAGTTACAGAGTCCGCTTCAATTTAATGTTCTGGTGTTCACTGTAGCAACCGCGAATTGGAATATAAGTACACCCGTAAACTAGTCATCTCAAATCAGTCAGAAAATGTCAACGGTTAAAGCAGCAGCTGGCAACATGTTTTCAGCAACAGAATTCCACTGTCCTTATGTGGCGGGAATACAGACAACTAGGGTTGGGAAAAACGAGAAGGCGCAAAATAGTGCACATTAATTTctgtactaaattgtgataattTGAGAACTTTCAAAGACGGAGAAAATTAGAAACAACTGTAATTGTTTAGCACACACTGCCACTATATTAATTCAAATGATTGACATTGCAGAAATAAGTTATAAGTGCAATTACATGCAAGGATTTGAGAATACATTTTAGTGATACAATTTTTCCCCCCTAAAAAAACAGATTGCTTTCTTGTTCTCCACCAAATTAAAGCAGCTGGGTGTTGTTCCATCATCTTTTTTATTGTTTATAAATATTTAAGAAAATTGTAGTCGAATGACTTCAGTTAATAATGAACACGTCTTATGGGGACTTAACAGTTGCTTTAaattgggggagaaaaaaaggttttatgGGGGTCTCCTTGACACGTCACGTTAAACTACCCGTATACGGGTCCTGAGTAGGGACAAATTTCGACTGCTAAAGGGTTAGAATTCTTTACCAGtcctgttattaaaaaaaacgttCCCAATTGCTCTCACATGGAAACTGGTTGATTCTTCAATTAAATCCTTAGTGTGACACATCTGCTGATAATTGTGCAATTGCCATACATTCGACTACACGAACTAAGTGTACGTGGGTGTTAACAAACAACAGCTAGCTTTAGCTTCGATAGCTATCGCAACAACTTACCGTTCCTTGTCGG of Corythoichthys intestinalis isolate RoL2023-P3 chromosome 3, ASM3026506v1, whole genome shotgun sequence contains these proteins:
- the srp19 gene encoding signal recognition particle 19 kDa protein, whose translation is MAHLTQNPADKERFICLYPVYINSKKTQAEGRRIPAEKAVENPSCAEIRDVLTAAGVNVLVENKMHPREWNRDVQFRGRVRVQLKQEDGSLCNNKFSSRKDVMLYVSEMIPKLKSRTQKSGAGESSSQQSDGGKKTKKKKK